A genomic window from Gallus gallus isolate bGalGal1 chromosome 33, bGalGal1.mat.broiler.GRCg7b, whole genome shotgun sequence includes:
- the LOC100857884 gene encoding olfactory receptor 14A16-like translates to MPNSSSISEFLLLALADTRQLQLLHFWLLLGIYLAALLGNGLISTAVACDHRLHTPMYFFLLNLALLDLGCISTTLPKAMANALWHTRHISYAGCAAQVFFFFFFISAEYSILTVMSYDRYVAICKPLHYGTLLGSRVCATMAAAAWGTGLLYSLLHTANTFSLPLCQGNAVDQFFCEIPQILKLSCSESYLREVGLLLFGVCLSLGCFVFIVVSYVQIFRAVLRMPSEQGQHKAFSTCLPHLAVLSLFVSSAFFAYMKPPSISSPSLDLVVALLYSVIPPTLNPIIYSMRNKEIKHALRNVLLYALFQLQ, encoded by the coding sequence atgcccaacagcagctccatcagcgagttcctcctcctggcgttggcagacacgcggcagctgcagctcctgcacttctggctcttgctgggcatctacctggctgccctcctgggcaacggcctcatcagcacagccgtagcctgcgaccaccgcctgcacacccccatgtacttcttcctcctcaacctcgccctcctcgacctgggctgcatctccaccactctccccaaagccatggccaatgccctctggcacaccaggcacatctcctacgcaggatgtgctgcacaggtctttttctttttcttcttcatctcgGCAGAATATTCCATTCTCACTgtgatgtcctatgaccgctacgttgccatctgcaagcccctgcactacgggaccctgctgggcagcagagtttgtgccaccatggcagcagctgcctggggcactgggcttctctattccctgctgcacactgccaatacattttccctgcctctgtgccaaggcaatgctgtggatcagttcttctgtgaaatcccccagatcctcaagctctcctgctcagaatccTATCTCAGGGAAGTTGGGTTACTCCTTTTCGGTGTCTGTTTATCTCttgggtgttttgtcttcattgttgtatCCTATGTGCAGAtattcagggctgtgctgaggatgccctctgagcagggacagcATAAAGCCTTTTCCACGTgtctccctcacctggccgtgctctCCTTGTTTGTCAGCTCTGCCTTTTTTGCCTACATGAAgcccccctccatctcctctccatccctggacctggtggtggcaCTTCTTTACTCAGTGATTCCTCCAACACTGAACCCCattatctacagcatgaggaacaaggagATCAAGCATGCCCTCCGCAATGTGTTGCTATATGCACTATTCCAGCTTCAATGA